The following are encoded in a window of Haloarcula halophila genomic DNA:
- a CDS encoding class I SAM-dependent methyltransferase: MWADSRAALADLELGTCQRVLDVGCGTGELTRVLREETDGTVVGVDADADLLASVGGPTVQGDATRLPFAEDSFDLVVCQALLINLPDPGAAVREFARVASQRVAAVEPNNAAVTVESTVAAEPPLARRARRFYLDGVGTDVALGSDAADLLREAGLDVVSTRRYDQVREITPPYGEQAIRSARRKATGEGLASDRETILDGETTPEELDRLREQWREMGRTVVEQMGDRAYERRETVPFFVTVGRV, encoded by the coding sequence ATGTGGGCCGACTCTCGCGCGGCGCTCGCGGATCTCGAACTCGGGACGTGCCAGCGAGTGCTGGACGTCGGCTGTGGCACCGGCGAACTCACCCGCGTCCTCCGCGAGGAGACCGACGGAACCGTCGTCGGGGTCGACGCCGACGCCGACCTGCTGGCGTCGGTCGGCGGGCCGACGGTCCAGGGCGACGCCACGCGACTCCCCTTCGCCGAGGACAGTTTCGATCTGGTTGTCTGTCAGGCGCTGTTGATCAACCTCCCCGATCCGGGCGCGGCGGTCCGGGAGTTCGCCCGCGTCGCCAGCCAGCGGGTCGCGGCGGTCGAACCGAACAACGCCGCGGTCACCGTCGAATCGACGGTCGCGGCCGAACCTCCCCTGGCGCGGCGCGCACGCCGGTTCTACCTCGACGGCGTCGGGACCGACGTGGCGCTTGGCAGCGACGCGGCCGACCTCCTCCGCGAGGCGGGGCTGGACGTGGTCTCGACGCGTCGATACGACCAGGTCCGTGAGATCACCCCGCCCTACGGCGAACAGGCGATCCGGTCCGCGCGTCGGAAGGCCACCGGCGAGGGGCTGGCCAGCGACCGCGAGACGATCCTCGACGGCGAGACGACACCGGAAGAACTGGACCGGCTACGCGAGCAGTGGCGCGAGATGGGGCGGACGGTCGTCGAGCAGATGGGCGACCGGGCGTACGAGCGCCGCGAGACCGTCCCGTTCTTCGTCACCGTCGGTCGGGTGTGA